A window of the Clostridia bacterium genome harbors these coding sequences:
- a CDS encoding ATP synthase subunit I, producing MSKYGDFEISSIYDKAVKYFLVVSIVLFSLFYSDVSYALGFVLGGVACLINFSLLVNSLEGMVSKTTYSKAFFNGYFSLRLVLVLAVLLGALLLESVNLFTTVIGVLSIKIVITWEVLLKHINSLKNPE from the coding sequence GGGATTTTGAAATATCAAGTATATATGATAAGGCAGTTAAATATTTTCTTGTAGTCTCAATAGTTTTATTTTCTTTATTTTATAGTGATGTTTCTTATGCTTTGGGTTTTGTTCTAGGTGGTGTAGCATGTCTTATAAATTTTAGTTTACTTGTTAATTCACTAGAAGGCATGGTAAGCAAAACTACTTATTCCAAAGCTTTTTTTAATGGATATTTTTCTCTTCGCCTTGTTTTAGTGCTGGCCGTTTTATTAGGAGCATTGTTACTGGAGTCTGTGAACCTGTTTACTACTGTAATAGGTGTTTTGTCAATCAAAATTGTAATAACCTGGGAAGTTTTATTAAAGCATATAAATAGCCTTAAGAATCCGGAGTGA
- the atpB gene encoding F0F1 ATP synthase subunit A: protein MYEIEIFGIQMQIAQSIINMWYIMAALTLIALAVNIYIKLGGFKLIPESKYQLSIEAFVEFIYNFSRSTMGEKNIGLAPYIGTIAIFLMLSNFVGLLGIRKVPTTDYSVALGFALTTFIVVQSNQLRAHGVKGYLKEMIEPFPVFLPLNILEKVTPVLSMSLRLFGNITAGVIILELLYSSLRDVSVFAMAFIPVPLHFYFDIFDAFIQTMVFVILTMEFTAKVTAVDD from the coding sequence ATGTATGAAATTGAGATTTTTGGAATCCAAATGCAGATCGCGCAATCTATAATAAATATGTGGTATATAATGGCTGCATTGACTCTGATTGCACTTGCAGTGAATATTTATATTAAGCTTGGAGGCTTCAAGCTGATACCGGAGAGTAAATATCAGCTGAGCATCGAGGCATTTGTGGAGTTTATCTATAATTTTTCAAGGTCCACAATGGGCGAGAAAAATATAGGTCTGGCTCCATATATTGGGACAATAGCTATTTTCCTTATGCTTTCAAATTTTGTAGGACTTTTGGGGATCAGGAAGGTGCCTACAACCGATTATTCTGTAGCTTTAGGCTTTGCACTGACAACGTTTATTGTAGTTCAGTCCAATCAATTGCGTGCTCATGGTGTGAAGGGCTATTTAAAGGAAATGATTGAACCTTTTCCTGTATTTTTACCACTGAACATTCTAGAGAAGGTTACACCTGTACTCTCGATGAGTCTGCGTCTTTTTGGAAATATAACCGCGGGGGTAATAATTCTGGAGCTTTTGTATAGCTCACTTAGAGATGTTTCGGTATTTGCTATGGCTTTCATACCTGTACCGCTGCATTTTTATTTTGATATATTCGATGCTTTCATCCAGACAATGGTTTTTGTGATTCTGACGATGGAGTTTACTGCCAAAGTCACAGCGGTAGACGACTAA
- the atpE gene encoding ATP synthase F0 subunit C encodes MDPRAYVVVGCAIGAAIAILVAAAAAIVEGLATAKAVEAVGRQPEARKEIVSTLIIGNAITESNSIYGLLVSLLIIFVLAGKLG; translated from the coding sequence ATGGATCCAAGAGCATATGTAGTAGTTGGCTGCGCAATAGGTGCAGCTATAGCAATATTGGTAGCTGCTGCTGCGGCTATTGTGGAAGGTCTTGCTACAGCAAAAGCAGTTGAGGCAGTTGGAAGACAACCGGAAGCAAGGAAAGAGATAGTATCAACACTTATCATAGGTAATGCTATAACTGAATCAAACTCAATATACGGCCTTTTGGTATCGCTGCTTATAATTTTCGTTCTAGCTGGCAAATTAGGCTAA
- the atpF gene encoding F0F1 ATP synthase subunit B, translating to MHESIVDLNLNLWTIFFTLFNAMVLYLILRRLLFTPVMNFIEQRKSTIQNEIAAADSLKSEANALKDEYGSRLANIDSEKKVIIDEARKMSGYIYEKSKKEAEKEKERILKSAETERRHLYEKAREDLKKETAVLSVDIAEEILKKKIDSNANRQILDSIIDELSNVKV from the coding sequence ATGCACGAGTCTATAGTAGATTTGAATTTGAATTTGTGGACAATTTTCTTTACTCTTTTCAACGCAATGGTGCTGTATCTAATACTGAGAAGATTGCTTTTTACTCCCGTAATGAACTTTATTGAACAAAGAAAAAGCACTATACAGAACGAAATTGCAGCTGCGGATAGCTTGAAAAGTGAAGCGAATGCTCTAAAGGATGAATATGGAAGCAGACTTGCCAATATTGACAGTGAGAAGAAAGTCATTATAGATGAGGCAAGGAAGATGAGCGGCTATATTTATGAAAAGAGCAAGAAGGAAGCTGAAAAGGAAAAGGAAAGAATTCTAAAGAGTGCAGAAACAGAGAGAAGACATTTGTATGAAAAGGCCAGGGAGGATTTGAAAAAGGAAACTGCTGTACTGTCAGTAGATATAGCGGAAGAGATATTGAAGAAAAAGATAGACAGCAATGCCAACAGGCAGATACTTGACAGTATTATTGACGAATTATCAAATGTGAAGGTTTAG
- the atpH gene encoding ATP synthase F1 subunit delta, with translation MIEIASKRYSQSLFEAAMDQDKLNLTFEELDGLKRIIGDNQAFFKVLEYPFITLNEKIKIIDEVFSKSFDAIICDFLKVLIEKDRVYILNEILRDFEELYYDHKRLLKVQVTTAFELEEDYKDRLINKLKEVFKQDVVIETSIDPSIVGGLYIKAKDKIIDATVKGKLDKMKDNLMHDKN, from the coding sequence ATGATTGAAATAGCAAGTAAAAGATATAGTCAATCTCTATTTGAAGCCGCTATGGATCAGGATAAGCTGAATTTGACATTTGAAGAACTGGATGGACTAAAGAGGATAATCGGGGATAATCAGGCATTTTTCAAGGTCCTTGAATATCCCTTTATTACTTTGAATGAGAAAATCAAAATTATAGATGAAGTATTCAGCAAGAGCTTTGATGCAATTATCTGCGACTTTTTAAAGGTCCTGATAGAAAAGGATAGGGTCTATATACTGAACGAAATCCTCAGGGACTTTGAAGAATTATACTATGATCATAAAAGACTTCTGAAAGTACAGGTCACAACAGCCTTTGAACTGGAAGAAGACTACAAGGATAGACTTATAAACAAGCTAAAGGAAGTATTCAAACAGGATGTTGTCATTGAGACCAGCATAGATCCATCAATTGTCGGAGGTCTATATATTAAGGCAAAGGATAAGATAATTGATGCTACCGTAAAAGGCAAGCTGGATAAGATGAAAGACAACCTTATGCATGACAAAAACTGA
- the atpA gene encoding F0F1 ATP synthase subunit alpha, whose translation MSIKPDEISGILKERIKHFDQRLQSSDIGTVIQVGDGIARVYGLRDCMVNELLEFTNGVYGMALNLEEDNIGCVLMGPDQDIKEGDTVKSTGRVVEVPVGDALLGRVVDALGNPIDGNGPLKLDKYRSIGTTAPSIVERRPVNQPLQTGIKIVDALTPIGRGQRQLIIGDRQTGKTAIVVDTIINQKDKDIICVYVAIGQKASTVAQIVETLKNKGAMEYTIVVAASASEPAPLQYLAPYSGCAMAEEFMYKGKDVLIVYDDLSKHAVAYRAMSLLLRRPPGREAYPGDVFYLHSRLLERAARLTEEAGGGSLTALPLIETLGGELSYIPTNVISITDGQIFLESELFHAGIRPAMNVGISVSRVGGNAQIKAMKKVSGKLRLSLAQYRELAAFAQFGSELDDDTKQVLEQGERIQELLKQPQHETIPVEEQIVAIYAVSNGYAKDILSSDVGHFAKELVEYIRNCYEKILINITETKDLSEETENMLKQAIEEFKKKFV comes from the coding sequence ATGAGTATTAAACCGGATGAAATAAGTGGAATATTGAAAGAGAGAATAAAGCATTTCGACCAAAGGCTGCAATCAAGCGATATAGGTACCGTAATACAGGTTGGGGATGGCATCGCAAGAGTATACGGACTTAGGGATTGCATGGTAAATGAGCTTTTGGAGTTCACAAATGGTGTTTATGGAATGGCCTTGAATCTTGAGGAAGATAATATCGGTTGCGTTCTTATGGGTCCCGATCAGGATATAAAAGAGGGGGATACAGTAAAGAGCACCGGAAGAGTTGTAGAGGTCCCTGTAGGTGATGCTCTGCTTGGCAGAGTTGTTGATGCACTTGGGAACCCTATAGATGGAAACGGTCCCCTCAAGCTGGATAAGTACAGGTCTATAGGAACAACAGCACCCAGTATAGTTGAGAGAAGGCCTGTTAATCAACCGCTTCAAACAGGTATAAAGATTGTTGATGCTTTGACACCTATAGGAAGAGGCCAGAGGCAGCTTATAATAGGAGACAGGCAGACAGGCAAGACCGCTATTGTAGTTGATACAATCATAAATCAGAAAGATAAAGATATCATATGTGTATATGTAGCCATTGGGCAGAAAGCCTCAACAGTTGCTCAGATTGTGGAGACACTGAAAAATAAGGGCGCTATGGAGTATACGATTGTAGTAGCTGCCTCTGCAAGTGAGCCGGCACCTCTCCAATACCTTGCACCATACTCGGGATGTGCAATGGCAGAGGAATTCATGTATAAGGGCAAGGATGTACTGATAGTATACGATGATTTGTCCAAGCACGCCGTTGCATACAGGGCTATGTCCCTGCTGCTCCGCAGACCGCCGGGAAGAGAAGCTTACCCTGGTGATGTATTCTATCTGCATTCCAGACTGCTGGAAAGGGCTGCAAGGTTAACTGAAGAAGCAGGAGGAGGCTCCCTGACTGCACTCCCGCTCATTGAGACTCTTGGGGGAGAGCTTTCATATATACCTACAAACGTAATATCCATCACTGATGGTCAGATATTCCTTGAATCCGAGCTTTTTCATGCAGGAATCAGGCCTGCTATGAATGTAGGTATATCTGTATCCAGAGTTGGCGGAAATGCACAGATAAAAGCAATGAAGAAGGTATCAGGAAAGCTGAGGCTCAGCCTTGCGCAGTATAGAGAGCTTGCTGCTTTTGCACAGTTCGGTTCGGAGCTGGACGATGATACCAAGCAGGTTCTGGAACAGGGAGAGAGAATTCAGGAACTTTTAAAACAGCCTCAGCATGAGACAATTCCGGTTGAAGAACAGATAGTTGCTATATATGCAGTATCCAACGGCTATGCAAAAGATATTTTGTCCAGTGACGTCGGGCATTTTGCTAAGGAGCTTGTAGAGTATATAAGGAATTGCTATGAAAAGATACTGATAAATATTACTGAGACAAAAGATCTGAGCGAAGAAACGGAAAACATGTTGAAGCAGGCTATTGAAGAATTCAAGAAAAAATTTGTTTAG
- the atpG gene encoding ATP synthase F1 subunit gamma has translation MAGLNDVKARIKSVTSTRQITKAMNLVATIKYKKSKESTEHIRLYLSELKEAVKNLYNYRVEKAYSELTVERVTNKSLAVVISSDRGLCGAYNSSVIKSAVHGMVGKSLCVLAVGNKAREFFNKTGFELVESYEGITDTVTYHDAGIIAHRIIDMYRAKEVDEVVVFYNKFVSTIKYDTTELRLLPLLPEKTAGDSNYIYEPSPVDVFDTMATEYIINQIYGILLEASASEHSSRMTSMNSATDNADKMIDELTMQYNRARQALITNEISEIVGGTEALK, from the coding sequence TTGGCTGGATTAAATGATGTAAAAGCAAGAATTAAAAGTGTTACAAGCACCAGGCAGATTACAAAGGCTATGAACCTTGTGGCAACAATAAAATACAAGAAATCAAAGGAAAGCACCGAGCATATAAGGCTGTACCTGAGTGAGCTTAAAGAAGCAGTGAAAAACTTGTACAACTACAGAGTCGAAAAGGCATACAGCGAGCTTACAGTTGAAAGGGTGACAAATAAATCCCTTGCTGTGGTAATAAGCTCTGACAGAGGACTTTGTGGGGCATACAACTCCTCGGTAATTAAAAGTGCAGTTCATGGTATGGTTGGGAAAAGCCTTTGTGTATTAGCTGTTGGAAATAAAGCAAGGGAGTTTTTCAATAAAACAGGATTTGAACTGGTGGAAAGCTATGAGGGCATTACTGATACTGTGACATACCATGATGCAGGAATTATTGCCCATAGGATAATTGACATGTATAGGGCAAAAGAAGTAGATGAGGTAGTTGTATTTTACAACAAGTTTGTATCCACAATTAAATATGATACAACAGAGCTTAGGCTCCTTCCTCTTTTACCAGAAAAAACCGCGGGTGACAGCAATTACATTTACGAGCCCTCTCCTGTGGATGTATTTGACACGATGGCTACCGAGTATATAATAAACCAAATATACGGCATACTGCTTGAGGCGTCTGCCAGCGAGCACAGCAGCAGAATGACCTCAATGAATTCGGCAACAGATAATGCAGACAAGATGATAGATGAGCTCACGATGCAGTATAACAGAGCAAGACAAGCCTTAATAACAAATGAGATTTCTGAGATTGTGGGCGGGACAGAGGCTTTGAAATGA
- the atpD gene encoding F0F1 ATP synthase subunit beta — MNNIGKIVQIIGPVIDIKFSSDRRPSLYNAIRIKNGEDEIIAEVSQHMGNDTVRCIAMSATDGLMRGLDAEDTGEPIKVPVGKDVLGRIINVVGKPVDNMGEIKAEKYSSIHKPAPKFEELETKTEQFETGIKVIDLICPYSRGGKIGLFGGAGVGKTVLIMELINNIAKQHGGLSVFVGVGERTREGNDLWLEMKESGVIDKTSLVFGQMNEPPGARMRVALTGLTVSEHFRDEYGQDVLLFIDNIFRFTQAGSEVSALLGRVPSAVGYQPTLATEMGQLQERITSTKRGSITSVQAVYVPADDPTDPAPATTFAHLDATTMLSRSIVELGIYPAVHPLESNSKILDPNIVGKEHYDVARGVQKVLQRYKELQDIIAILGMDELSDEDKLIVSRARKIQRFFSQPFFVGEQFTGIKGKYVPLAETVRGFKMILEGECDHVPESAFFMAGAIDEVLEKI, encoded by the coding sequence ATGAATAATATAGGCAAGATTGTTCAGATAATTGGACCGGTTATAGATATCAAATTCAGTTCGGATAGACGTCCTTCACTGTATAATGCAATTAGAATCAAAAACGGTGAGGATGAGATTATCGCTGAAGTATCCCAGCATATGGGCAATGATACTGTCAGATGCATAGCTATGTCTGCAACCGATGGTCTTATGAGAGGCTTGGATGCAGAAGATACCGGCGAGCCTATAAAGGTTCCTGTTGGAAAGGATGTTCTAGGCAGAATAATAAACGTAGTTGGCAAACCGGTTGACAATATGGGAGAAATAAAGGCAGAGAAGTATTCCTCCATTCATAAGCCAGCGCCGAAGTTTGAGGAATTGGAAACAAAGACAGAGCAGTTCGAGACCGGCATAAAGGTAATTGACCTCATCTGTCCCTATTCAAGAGGCGGTAAAATAGGCCTGTTCGGTGGCGCAGGTGTAGGCAAGACAGTACTTATTATGGAGTTAATAAATAATATTGCCAAACAGCACGGAGGTCTGTCGGTTTTCGTAGGCGTAGGTGAGAGAACAAGGGAAGGCAATGACTTATGGCTTGAGATGAAGGAATCAGGAGTAATAGATAAAACCTCACTGGTTTTCGGACAAATGAATGAGCCCCCGGGAGCAAGAATGAGAGTTGCTCTTACCGGACTTACAGTATCGGAACATTTCAGGGATGAGTACGGACAGGATGTATTGCTGTTTATCGACAATATTTTCAGGTTCACACAGGCAGGCTCTGAGGTATCGGCTTTGCTTGGCAGAGTACCAAGTGCGGTTGGATATCAGCCTACACTTGCTACAGAGATGGGCCAGCTTCAGGAGAGGATAACCTCCACAAAAAGAGGCTCAATAACTTCTGTACAAGCAGTATATGTGCCGGCTGACGACCCAACTGACCCGGCTCCTGCTACTACCTTCGCTCACTTGGATGCTACCACAATGCTTTCGAGAAGCATTGTAGAGTTAGGTATATATCCTGCTGTGCACCCCTTGGAATCAAATTCCAAGATACTTGACCCCAACATAGTAGGAAAAGAGCACTATGACGTGGCAAGGGGAGTTCAGAAAGTCCTCCAGAGATATAAGGAACTCCAGGATATTATTGCTATTCTGGGTATGGATGAGCTTAGCGATGAGGATAAGCTGATAGTATCAAGAGCAAGAAAAATACAAAGGTTTTTCTCCCAACCGTTCTTTGTGGGTGAACAGTTTACAGGGATTAAAGGTAAATATGTACCCCTTGCAGAGACAGTGAGAGGCTTTAAGATGATTCTTGAGGGCGAATGCGACCATGTGCCGGAATCTGCTTTCTTCATGGCTGGAGCTATTGATGAAGTACTTGAAAAAATTTGA
- the atpC gene encoding ATP synthase F1 subunit epsilon, with product MAEFNLKIITLDEVFYQGRAEALIVRGVDGDFEILPRHTNLIAAVLPDDIRIRTAEGERHAFISRGIVKVTDGSVTIIVNTAEWPEDIDIARAEEAETRARSQLVSRASANLDIAKVELALMRALGRKKTSKFRS from the coding sequence ATGGCTGAGTTTAACCTTAAAATAATTACATTGGACGAAGTGTTTTATCAAGGTCGGGCAGAAGCGCTGATAGTTAGAGGCGTTGATGGCGATTTTGAAATACTGCCCCGTCATACCAACCTTATTGCTGCTGTACTGCCGGATGATATAAGGATCAGGACAGCAGAAGGGGAAAGACATGCTTTTATCAGCAGAGGTATAGTGAAGGTTACGGATGGAAGTGTGACAATTATTGTAAACACTGCCGAATGGCCAGAGGATATTGATATTGCGCGTGCTGAGGAAGCGGAAACGAGAGCTAGAAGTCAGCTTGTGTCCAGAGCTAGCGCAAACCTTGATATAGCAAAGGTGGAGCTGGCGCTTATGCGGGCTCTGGGGCGTAAGAAGACATCTAAGTTCCGAAGTTAA
- a CDS encoding DUF2087 domain-containing protein — MNDLSEIFWNASVEEIKRGYVFKEDTGEYLCLICGKSFVKGIVYSEADILYEAEKYMEVHIVKEHSSTFEFLINLEKKYTGLTDHQKNLLGYFHKGYSDSDIVKKQESGSTSTIRNHRFTLREKEKQAKVFLAIMELLNRKTGKKESLINVHRSATMTDERYATTEEENEQTLCKYFKHGLEGPLTEFPTREKRKIVVLRHIVKRFDLNKKYTEKEINEVLKGIYPDFATVRRYLIEYGFMDRHDDGSLYWVKI, encoded by the coding sequence GTGAATGATTTGTCGGAAATATTTTGGAATGCCAGTGTTGAAGAGATAAAAAGGGGATATGTTTTTAAGGAAGATACTGGAGAATACTTATGCTTGATCTGTGGAAAAAGCTTTGTAAAGGGCATAGTCTATTCTGAAGCTGACATTCTGTATGAAGCAGAGAAGTATATGGAAGTACATATTGTAAAGGAGCACTCATCCACATTTGAGTTCCTCATCAATCTTGAAAAGAAATATACTGGGCTGACAGACCATCAGAAAAACCTTCTGGGTTATTTTCATAAGGGGTATAGTGACAGTGATATAGTGAAGAAGCAGGAAAGCGGCAGCACATCAACAATCAGAAACCATCGCTTCACCCTTCGTGAAAAGGAGAAGCAGGCAAAGGTTTTTCTTGCGATTATGGAGCTCCTGAACCGGAAAACTGGAAAGAAGGAAAGCCTGATAAATGTGCATAGATCGGCAACTATGACAGATGAACGCTATGCAACCACTGAGGAAGAAAATGAGCAGACTCTGTGCAAATACTTCAAACATGGCTTGGAAGGTCCACTGACCGAATTCCCCACAAGGGAAAAAAGAAAGATAGTAGTACTGAGGCATATTGTGAAAAGGTTTGACTTGAATAAGAAATATACAGAGAAAGAAATAAACGAAGTTCTAAAAGGCATTTACCCTGATTTTGCAACAGTCCGAAGGTATCTTATAGAATATGGTTTCATGGATAGGCATGACGATGGCAGCCTATATTGGGTGAAAATTTAA
- a CDS encoding ABC transporter ATP-binding protein, whose translation MIDVKDLKFSYTGKGEQTLKGFDFSVGKGEIFGFLGPSGAGKSTTQKIIIGILKNYHGSVKVMNKELKEQKSDYYEKIGVAFEFPNLYSKFTAKENLSYFRSLYSGETEEPMRLLELVGLEKDADTRVSGFSKGMKMRLNFCRALLNKPEILFLDEPTSGLDPVNAKKVKDIILERKAEGCTVFLTTHNMNDAEDLCDRVAFIVNGSICLIDSPRQMMIDKGRKSLRVEYREKQETCFKDFELANLGDNLEFMQLIKNKSIERMHTQEATLEDIFIEVTGRGLV comes from the coding sequence ATGATTGATGTAAAAGATTTAAAGTTCAGTTATACAGGAAAAGGGGAACAGACCCTGAAAGGCTTTGACTTTTCTGTAGGAAAGGGTGAAATATTCGGCTTCCTGGGTCCTTCGGGAGCAGGGAAAAGTACGACTCAAAAGATAATAATAGGCATTTTGAAAAACTACCATGGCAGTGTAAAGGTAATGAACAAAGAGCTGAAAGAACAAAAATCCGATTATTATGAAAAGATAGGAGTGGCCTTTGAATTTCCTAACCTTTACAGCAAGTTCACAGCAAAGGAAAATCTGTCATACTTCAGATCTTTATACTCCGGTGAAACAGAAGAGCCAATGAGGCTTCTGGAGCTGGTCGGCCTGGAGAAGGATGCTGATACCAGAGTTTCAGGCTTCTCCAAGGGCATGAAGATGCGGCTTAATTTCTGCAGGGCTCTGTTGAATAAGCCTGAAATACTTTTCCTTGATGAACCAACTTCTGGCTTGGACCCTGTTAACGCAAAAAAGGTGAAGGATATTATACTGGAGCGAAAAGCAGAGGGTTGCACTGTTTTTCTGACAACACACAATATGAATGATGCTGAGGATTTGTGCGATAGGGTAGCCTTCATTGTTAATGGGAGCATCTGCCTTATTGATTCACCCAGACAGATGATGATAGATAAAGGCAGAAAGAGCTTGAGGGTAGAATACCGCGAAAAGCAGGAGACATGCTTCAAGGACTTTGAACTTGCCAATTTAGGAGATAATCTGGAGTTCATGCAGCTTATAAAAAACAAGTCCATAGAGAGAATGCATACTCAGGAGGCAACTCTGGAGGACATTTTCATAGAAGTGACTGGAAGGGGACTGGTATGA